Proteins encoded by one window of Rutidosis leptorrhynchoides isolate AG116_Rl617_1_P2 chromosome 7, CSIRO_AGI_Rlap_v1, whole genome shotgun sequence:
- the LOC139859034 gene encoding uncharacterized protein produces the protein MAIGYDPMRMAVASDDSFWKELEIQSCIAKDKPWIIIGDFNVTRKVEEHSAGGSFLSDEMNEFNTCVDKIEVDDIGSSGFHFTWKKSLKNPNCGILKKLDRILVNEGFLSQFPHAYGRFLPYLVPDHSPAILGLTSSPSYKKVFRFMNYVAYKDGFKETVSEQWQKQVDGYSMYKVVKKLKSLKYGLKKLNWNNGDLQKRVEAVKILEEYEAAKVDEVRLLQQQTKLDWLLHGDKNTKYFHSVLKSRKQKCRVDSICDESGNRYYDEQVAEQCVNHFQQFLGKSDIVKPLEEL, from the exons ATGGCGATAGGTTATGATCCTATGAGGATGGCAGTGGCAAGTGATGATAGTTTTTGG AAAGAGTTAGAGATTCAAAGTTGTATAGCAAAAGATAAACCCTGGATTATCATTGGAGATTTTAATGTCACAAGAAAGGTTGAAGAACATTCTGCTGGAGGTTCTTTCCTTTCTGATGAAATGAATGAATTTAATACTTGTGTAGACAAGATTGAAGTAGATGATATAGGTAGTTCAGGGTTCCATTTCACATGGAAAAAATCCTTGAAAAACCCTAATTGTGGTATTCTAAAGAAGTTGGACAGAATTTTGGTGAATGAAGGTTTTTTGTCTCAGTTCCCTCATGCATATGGCAGATTTCTACCCTATCTTGTGCCTGATCATAGTCCAGCTATCTTGGGTTTAACTTCATCTCCATCTTATAAAAAGGTATTCAGGTTCATGAATTATGTGGCTTATAAAGATGGGTTTAAGGAGACTGTGAGTGAGCAATGGCAAAAACAGGTGGATGGATACTCTATGTATAAAGTGGTGAAAAAGTTGAAGAGTCTTAAATATGGGTTAAAGAAGCTCAACTGGAATAATGGGGACTTGCAAAAAAG GGTTGAAGCTGTTAAAATTTTGGAGGAATATGAGGCAGCCAAGGTTGATGAAGTTAGACTGTTACAGCAGCAAACCAAGTTAGATTGGCTCTTACATGGTGATAAAAACACTAAGTATTTTCATAGTGTTCTTAAGAGTAGAAAGCAGAAATGTAGAGTTGACAGTATATGTGATGAAAGTGGTAATAGGTACTATGATGAACAAGTTGCAGAACAATGTGTTAATCATTTTCAACAATTTTTGGGAAAGTCAGATATTGTTAAGCCATTGGAAGAGCTGTGA
- the LOC139858702 gene encoding serine/threonine protein phosphatase 2A 55 kDa regulatory subunit B beta isoform-like: MNLPVSSPLDWKFSQVFGERSPGEEVENIDVISGIEFDKSGDYIAVGDRGGRVVIFENIKHGTKKQHSRNELVHMDDYVKEHPEYRYKTEFQSHEPEFDYLKSVEIEEKINKMRWCMTLNESHFLLSTNDKTIKLWKVKERKVKKVKEMDLTPYVYTENSLLSESSFVSMASKSSVAHGHRLEWTENTGTSIPPHNSGYVNGQTVGDAAIARCRKMYAHAHDYNINSISNNSDGETFISADDLRINLWNLEVSDQCFNIINMKPSNMDDLTEVITAAEFHPMYCNLLAYSSSRGFIRLVDMRQSALCEHSATLLQDVESRGQKTFFTEIVASVSSIKFATNERQILSRDYMNLKLWDMRMSTAPVVTYKIHEHLRPKLCDLYNNDAIFDKFDCCISGDGTHFATGSYSNHMRIFCNGVGTEEGTTVEASRNSYRKRTQQEASRARRSSLSSLTRGFYRQGNEVSDTGINEFSCDLNSKLLHLAWHPQANLIACSSGNSLFMYYA, from the exons ATGAATCTACCGGTATCTTCACCTTTAGACTGGAAATTTTCACAGGTTTTCGGTGAACGCAGTCCCGGCGAAGAAGTCGAAAACA TTGATGTGATATCTGGTATAGAATTTGACAAGAGTGGTGATTATATTGCTGTTGGCGATAGAGGAGGTCGTGTTGTCATTTTCGAAAACATTAAACAT GGGACAAAGAAGCAACATTCTAGGAATGAGTTAGTACATATGGATGATTATGTTAAGGAACATCCTGAGTATAGATACAAGACTGAATTTCAGAGTCATGAGCCAGAG TTTGATTATTTGAAAAGTGTTGAAATTGAAGAGAAGATCAACAAGATGAGATGGTGCATGACTTTGAATGAATCACACTTTTTACTTTCAACAAATGATAAGACCATCAAACTTTGGAAG GTTAAGGAACGAAAAGTCAAGAAAGTCAAGGAAATGGATCTTACTCCGTATGTATATACAGAGAATTCTCTTTTATCTGAAAGCAGTTTTGTTAGCATGGCATCTAAATCATCGGTTGCGCATGGTCACCGTCTAGAATGGACAGAAAATACGGGTACAAGTATCCCGCCTCATAATTCAGGATATGTAAAT GGGCAAACTGTTGGGGACGCTGCTATTGCTAGATGTCGGAAGATGTATGCGCATGCTCATGATTATAATATCAATTCTATATCTAATAATAG TGATGGGGAGACGTTTATTTCTGCGGATGACCTTAGGATAAACTTGTGGAACCTTGAGGTCAGTGATCAGTGTTTTAATATAATCAACATGAAGCCATCAAACATGGATGACCTTACAG AGGTAATAACAGCAGCTGAATTCCACCCAATGTATTGTAACTTACTCGCTTATAGTAGTTCAAGAGGTTTTATACGGCTAGTAGACATGCGACAATCAGCATTATGTGAACACAGTGCTACATT GTTGCAGGATGTTGAGTCGCGAGGGCAAAAAACATTTTTTACAGAAATAGTAGCATCAGTTTCTAGTATAAAATTCGCAACAAACGAAAGACAGATTTTAAGTCGTGACTACATGAATTTAAAG CTGTGGGATATGCGTATGTCGACCGCACCAGTTGTGACATATAAAATCCACGAGCACCTTCGCCCAAAG TTATGTGACTTGTACAATAATGATGCCATATTCGATAAGTTTGATTGCTGCATAAGTGGAGATGGGACTCACTTTGCAACAGGATCATATAG CAATCATATGAGAATATTCTGTAATGGAGTTGGAACCGAAGAAGGAACTACAGTTGAAGCTAGCAGAAACTCTTATCG AAAACGGACCCAACAAGAAGCTTCGAGGGCTAGGAGATCATCCTTGAGCAGCTTAACTCGGGGATTCTACCGACAAG GAAATGAAGTTTCGGACACAGGAATAAACGAATTTTCTTGTGATTTAAATTCCAAGTTATTGCACTTAGCTTGGCACCCGCAAGCCAATTTAATTGCATGCTCTAGTGGAAACAGTTTGTTCATGTACTATGCATAG